TAACTCACATTAGAATGAATGCATGATGCATAAGCTTATCTAAATAGCCATGCAAATAACAATGCTTAACTTTGTTATTTGCAAAGTTTTAAATGTCTTTTGCCTATAATTTCTCGAGAGAAATTGCAAGATTATAGTTGTAATTTGTCatacataatataaaatgtGAAGCACATGCATTTTTCTAGTCGTACGACAAGTATTtcattttgtatatttttagtgtattttatttttaatttttggtgtgtttttaaGGGTTGAGAATAAAATTTATCTCTTTTTACCAACAATTTCTCTAAGTCACATTTGTTAACCAACACTTGCATTTGAGTGGTTTAATATGCAAAACGTGTTGTTTTGTAGATTTTGGTGTTTCACGATTAATTCGAATCAAGTGGAATACAAGCAATACTTTAGAGAGGATTCAAAAACGATTTTGAAAACGACAAAAATGAGCAAACCAAGATTCCAAACAAGATTAGCAACCTAAGAAACACATGATTACTCATATTTTTGACCCACCGATTGAGATGTTCCAAAAAAGACAAAGAATATGCAGGAGAGGTGAAAATGCTGACAAAAAATGTGGACTCACCCACTTTTTCCACCCGCAGATTCTTATTATGTAGCACAGCCACTTACAAGCTTTTCACATAGCTTTACAGCTTCACTTGCAAATGAATTTCGACTAACTTTTGTAAGAAGGAACATTAAAGTCTTGAAGAAATAACTTTGTATCATTGTCAAGAAACAATCTAATTAGGGTTTTGCTTCTATAAATACCTTGTATTATgaattgaagaaagaaaaagaagatgatTTTGGAAAGATGGACAGTTGACCCCGGTTCGGACACCTCTGATGGGATTCACCGGACCACCCATCAACCTGGAGGGGATGATCACCCTGATGGTTACAGTAGGGCAGGCGCCCAAATGCCGGACCATCCCGGTCAATTTCGTGGTGGTCAAACAACAATCCCCGTACAATATATTCCTGGGTCGGCCCGCCTTGAACGTCCTCTGAGCTATTCCTTCTTCGCTCCACCTCAGCGTCAAATTCCCCACACCGGAAGGAATAACCGAGGTACACGGAGATCCAGAAGTGGCTCGAACTTGCTACTTGTCCATGCTCCGGGGGCAAAAGAGGGTGGTCGCTCAGGCAACCAACTTGGAGCCCTACATCCCGTGGGAGGAGGCCAAACAGTTGGGCACCCAGGACGGGATCGAGGAGTTCCCCTTGAGAGAGGATAGGCCTGACCGGGTCCTCCGCATTGGTGCGTCGCTACCCTCCGAGGAGAAGGAGGGTTTGAAGGCCCTGCTAAGGGAGTACTCCCGGGTTTTCGCGTGGACGGTTGAGGACATGCCCTGGATTCCGACTGACCTGGCGGTCCACCACCTCAACGTAGATCCCCGCTTCAAACCGGTGAAACAGAAGAAGAGGAGTTTCGCCCCAGAGAGGAATGAGGTGATCAAGAAGGAGGTCGGTAAGCTGCTGGAATCCAAGATCATCCTGGAGGTATATTACCCGACCTGGCTAGCCAACCCGGTCCTGGTGAAGAAGGAGGACAAATTTTGGAGGATGTGCGTGGACTTTACAGATCTCAATAAAACCTGCCAAAAGGACTGCTTCCCTTTGCCGAGGATTGACAGGTTAGTAGACTCTACTGTGGGTTTTGACGTTTTGTATTTCCTGTATGCCTTCAAGGGATACCACTAGATAGAGATGGCTGAAAAAGACCGGGAATAGACTTCTTTCATCACTGAGGAGGGGACTTACTGCTACCGGACAATGCCGTTTGGGCTAAAAAACGCTGGAGCTACTTACCAGCGCTTGGTCAACAAATTGTTCCAAAATCAAATCGGCAGGAgtatggaggtctacgtggacgATATGCTCATCAAGAGCCAAACTGACCGGCAGCTCGTTTCCGACCTGAGGGAAATCTTGAACATCCTGTGGAGAGTCGGATGCGGCTGAACCCGAAGAAATGCACCTTCGGGGTTAGATCGGAAAAGTTCCTAGGTTTCCTGGTCTCCCGAGAGAGGATCCTGGCCAACTCGAATAAGTTCCAAGCTATCATGGGTATAGCCCCTCCGAAGAACATAAAGGAGGTCCAGCGGCTCACGGGAAGGATGGCCGCCCTGAGCAGATTCTTCTCGCGTTCCGCGGTGAGGGGACTACCCTTCTTTCAAATCCTGAAAGCGCCTAAAGACTTTcaatggattgagaaatgtcaGAAAGCCTTCACCGACCTGAAAGCATATCTGGTTGAGCTGCCCACTTTGACTGCCCCGGAGTAGGGAAAAACCCTGTTTCTATACTTGTCCGCTTGTAACGAGGCCGTTAGCGCGGTTTTGGTGCGGGAAGACAAGGGGGCTCAGAGACCAATATATTATGTCAGCCGTGCTTTACAAGAGCCGGAAACGCGGTACACACCGACAGAAAAATTGGTCCTTACCCTGGTGCACGCCGCCCGGAAACTCCGACCTTACTTCCAGGGCCACAGCATTGTTGTCATGACTGATCAGCCCTTACGACAGATACTCACAAAATCTAAGGTCTCAGGCAGGATAACCAAATGGGCCGTCGAACTGGCCAAGCATGACATCGGCTATCAGCCTCGCACCGCCATCAAAGTTCAGGCCCTGGCGAACTTCCTTGCTGAAGAGGCCAGTTTGTCCGTGGCTGAGTCAAGTTCTTTGCCCGAGGAGGTATGGCCGGAAGAGCCGTGGGTACTGTTTGTGGACGGGGCCTCGAGTAAGGAAAGGAGTGGAGCCAGCTTGCTGCTCACCTCGCCCACCGGGGAAGAGCTGACCTACGCGCTCAGATTTGACTTCTCGGCATCCAACAATGAGGCGGAGTACGAGGCCCTATTGATTGGATTGCGGATAGTCCACCAGATGGGTATAACTGCGATCAAAGTCCGGAGTGACTCCCAACTCGTAGTCCACCAAGTTCGCGGGGAGTACGAGACCAAGGAAGACATCATGAAAAAATATTTGGCTAAGGTACGAAAGGCGATAACCCTGTTTGATGTTTTTGAAATCGAGCAGGTGCCGAGATCACAGAACAAGCGCGTGGACGCTCTGTCAAAATTGGCGTcctcctcgtttgctcacctgaacaatgaggttttggtggaggtagtcaagCAAAAAAGTATCGACCAGGTCCAAGTCTTGACTATAGACAGCCCGGTCTCTTAGATGACTCCCCTCGTGGACTTCCTCAACTCGGGTGTCCTCCCCGAGGACAAAATCGAGGCCTACCGACTCCAGCTCAAAGCTGTCAAGTACGCTTACTCTGGGGGGACCCTCTACAGGAGGTCGTATTTGTCTCCCTGGCTAAAGTGCGTAACTCCCGAGAAAGGCGATTATGTCCTCCGAGAAGTTCATGAAGGCTTATGCGCGGCGCATGTGGGATCTCGGGTGTTGGCCAAAAAGTGCCTGCTCTTAGGCTACTATTGGCTCTCAGTGTTTCGGGATGCCGCGGCACTAGTTCAACAATGCCGAACTTGTCAGGTACACGCTCCGCTGCATCACCAACCAACTCAGGAGATGATCCCCATCCACAGTCCTTGGTCTTTTGCCCAGTGGGGAATGGACCTTCTTGGGCCTTTTCCCCGAGTTCCCGAGAGATACGAACACCTCGTGGTGGCCATCAACTACTTCACAAAGTAGATGGAAGCGGAACCTCTGGCTACTATCTCTGGAAAAGTAATTCAGAAATTCTTCTGGAAAAGCAGTTCAGAAATTCTTCTGAAAAAACATAGTTTGCCGCTTCGGGATTCCGCATGTATTGATATCTGACAATAGGAGACAGTTCGCTACAAACCCCTTCAGGAGCTGGTCCGCGGAGTTTGGGATCAGCCAACACTTCATTTCGGTCGATCATCCCCAGGCCAACGGCCAAGTGAAGAACGTTAATCTAACCATTCTGCAAGGACTGAAGACTAGGTTGGAACTGGCCCAGTCTAACTGGCTAGAGGAACTTCCTAGTGTCCTCTGGGCTTACCGATTTACGCCGAGGACAGCCACTCATGAGACCCCTTTCTCCCTGACTTATGGGACAGAAGCGGTGGTACCAGTAGAGATCGGCCTCCCATCGCCTCGGGCACAGAATTTCGTTGCGGCAACCAATGAAGAAGAACTGAGGTGTAACTTGGACATGCTGGAAGCCAAACGCGAGGAAGCGGTGATACGGATAGCTAAGTACAAAAGTCAACTTGCCCGCTATCATAACGCGAAGGTGAGGAATACGCAGTACCAGTCGGGAGATCTCGTCTTAAGAAAGAACTCAGTCAGTCAAGCTCATAGTTCCAATAAGCTTGATCCGAACTGGGAGGGGCCGTACAAAATCCCGGAGACGAGCCAATCTGGGTACTATAAGCTTGCGAAATTAGATGGAGTAGAGGTACCTCGCACTTGGCACTTTTCGAACTTGCGATTATTCATAGGTTAGATTAGTCCAAGATATCTTACTGTCTGTTCTTCAGATCCACTTTTGGGTCAAACTAAATAAATGTTCGATTTCGAACCTTCATTACAAAGTTTATCAATACCGTTTACCTTGAACTGTCACACTATTTGCTTGTTAATTCTACACTAGCACACTCAGACAATGTTAAGTGTCCTAGTGGGGAACGGGGGCAATGAATGGATGAAATGCCTTTAAAGTTTGAGAGTTTGACATTCGACCCGGGAGGTCGGCATAGCTTAAAACTTTAAAGTCTGATGTCcggcccaggaggtcggcacgccGTTTCGGTTGATAGAATTCGGTTGGTGAATTAGTTTGATAGTTTGTTAGTGCCCTAGTTTGTTGTCCTTGACAATTTGGTTGCTAGTTTAAAGTTCGATAGATGCTCGACTCGAGAGGTCGGCACGCCGTTTTGGTGGATCAGTTTGATGTTCGACTCAGGAGGTCGGCATGCCGTTTCGATTGTTAGACTTCGGCGCAAGCGAAAATTGGAAGCCAGAATTAGATAGTTTCATTCAATACCATTTCATATGTACATTCAAAACCTACATATTGCAAAGCTTACCGagctatcaaaaaaaaaagaaggcaacGGACAACAGGAGCACAGAGGCGGCATTACAGGTGTCGTAGTTGGTGGGAGAGGGCACCACTCCTCCAGGGGACCCGGACAACGTCCCCATCAGCCCGACCGCAGATATTTGCTAGGTGGAGAACCTGGCCGCGTGGAACTTCACCGCAGAGCTCACCAGCTGGCTGAGGACCTCGATGTCCAAGTCCCCCGGATAGGGGTCGGAGTCGACCTCCTCGACCTTCCACACATTAGGAGGAAAATGTGTAAATTTAACAAAGAAGAAGTCCCCCTTCCAATTCTTTATGGAAGAGGGGACCCCGAAGAGAAGATCTTGGATGCTCTTCCCACCCCGAACTTTGTTAATAGTTCGGCGGGAGAAGTAGTACCACCCAG
The Coffea arabica cultivar ET-39 chromosome 6c, Coffea Arabica ET-39 HiFi, whole genome shotgun sequence genome window above contains:
- the LOC140008902 gene encoding uncharacterized protein, which produces MLRGQKRVVAQATNLEPYIPWEEAKQLGTQDGIEEFPLREDRPDRVLRIGASLPSEEKEGLKALLREYSRVFAWTVEDMPWIPTDLAVHHLNVDPRFKPVKQKKRSFAPERNEVIKKEVGKLLESKIILEVYYPTWLANPVLVKKEDKFWRMCVDFTDLNKTCQKDCFPLPRIDSAVLVREDKGAQRPIYYVSRALQEPETRYTPTEKLVLTLVHAARKLRPYFQGHSIVVMTDQPLRQILTKSKVSGRITKWAVELAKHDIGYQPRTAIKVQALANFLAEEASLSVAESSSLPEEVWPEEPWVLFVDGASSKERSGASLLLTSPTGEELTYALRFDFSASNNEAEYEALLIGLRIVHQMGITAIKVRSDSQLVVHQVRGEYETKEDIMKKYLAKVRKAITLFDVFEIEQVPRSQNKRVDALSKLASSSFAHLNNEVLVEVVKQKSIDQVQVLTIDSPVS